In Vigna angularis cultivar LongXiaoDou No.4 chromosome 8, ASM1680809v1, whole genome shotgun sequence, the DNA window CTTAGCATTATAGGAAAGCCTGCAAATATATCAAACCTATTAAACCAGAGGAGAGGATGAAAAACCTAAAAACTGGTTGAGATATAGGACGTACCCATTGCCCCAAATGCTAACTGGAAAGCTTCATTTTCTAAGACAACACCCTGAAGCTCGGCAATAGCATTTCTTCTGTCGTCTGGCAATTTACCATTGCTTATCCGGTCAAGCAAGCGCTCAACATATCTATTCAAATAGAACAAAGAAAATGTATGACACTAAGTATAAGGCACTCCTAATAATAGTAAGAtcaaaaacaagttaaaatGATATTCCACACTATGATAATTGAAAactataaaatgaattaaagaaacaaagtttgttattttaaatagtcAGAAATGATATACTTAACCTAAAGAAAACTAAAAGGAAGACAGCATATACAAGTCAACTAGCAAAGAACTTAATTTCAACAAACAATGATGTCGATCATCCAGCAACCACCAGCAAGAATCAATGATTTCTATCTGAAAAAACGTCTATAacccataataataataatcagtTAAACAACTACATtcatcaaaaaatatattttttttatgaaaaaggtGAATATTCTTCAGGACCCCTTACTCAGCAGAAGTCAGTTACTAGTAGGCACAGCAACCAATCAATCAAAAGAACATGATGAATGCAGAAAATCCCCAATTACATTTGTTCAAGAACGCCACATGAAACAAACATGCACAGCTGTGCATAACACAGCAAAACAGTTTGTAGAAcatttacagaaaaaaaattaaaaaaaaaaatacctatcTTCGTTTGAAGAATTCTCGTTCCCAACAAGAAGCCCAACAACACCCTGCACAATAATTACCAAATTCATTAATGTCTAAACAGAGATAAATCACCATGAGCTCGGGTTGCAAGCTGTCAGTTATATCGAACTACAAAATTTGTAAGTTCAAAAGACTATCAAGATCAAATCATACCTTATAACCAGACATTAAATCCATCCTCATAGATCACAGAATGTCGCAGAATCCTTGAagcaaaaacaaatttaaaaagcaACAAACCTAATTCAATTCACAGTGATCACAATAGAAAACAATTGCATCATTGAGAACCCTAAAAGTAATAGTGAGAGAAGAAATGTACCCAAGTTAAGAATTGGTGATTTGTTTTGACGCAATTCAACTTCAAAGACACATTACACACGAGGATGCAGATttcgtattttgtatttttatttttttgtctatttttgGTTTAGATTTCATTATGGGCCGTTTCTGGAAAATAAACGCACAGGCTTGTTCTAAAATGAAAGATGGGAAATTTCTTTCTGCACCACCATAACTTCATTCGCATGTTTGTGTTAGTGATTAGTGGGAAGAGCTAGTCATGTGTAGTTtgccaaaaaaaaatattaaatatatgtgTAGTTTGTTCTACCACATAAATATGTATACTTGTGGACAAGCATTAACAAAATATCCATTTCATCCTCAAGTATTAAAAAATCTTGTtcctttatattaaaaatgtatcaatttatatatttgactaaccaaatgtttataaattatttgtatagtttaaggtttaattatattcttagacttatttatttatttattttgacctCATTATTAATAACAAGTAAAAACACATACACATCTATCTGCATATGTATCCaccttttataataattattaaaataaaaaatattattagattttaaaaatatatttataagaaataattaaaaatatataattttttataagaaattagttgaatttaaaaaatatatttataaatgtaatgATTTAGAAAATAACTAAAGTATAAAAGTGGAATGGAGAtagaaaatatagaaaagttaatttttaaatatatcttttaaaaaatttaaataaaagaaaggcTAGCGAGCTAGGCAACCGAGATTGTGGATTGAAAATTTCAACTCaactcacatttttttttgacGAGTTGATGGGTTAGTTGATTAGGTCTAATACGTTTTGATCTAGTGATGATGGTTGCAATTGTAAGTTTCGTCAATGTTTCCCTTCTCCCTCTTCCACAATTATGAGGGTTCTCTTTCTTTGTGATTCAACACATGTGACTTAAATTTGATCAAAGTGAATCTTTATTGGTCTATGATCATGATGATATGTTTAGAATTCTAattgaaacttttattttataattatatattcatgTGAGAAATAAAGCTATAAGAAGTAGTTGTGAGATAGGGATTTGTTTAACCAAGGTAAGATAAACTAGTGTTGTTTATTGTTCTTTATACTTATTGATAGATTATATGATTATGCTTGATGTGAATGCTCGAGGAATTAAGTGAAATTGTTTGTTGGTTTGAATATGTGAAACTCTATGATTGAATTGCATGTGTGTGTTTAAGTGTTGTTTGAAATTGTGAATGGTTGCGAATGAGCACTTGAGTTTAAGCCATTGACTTATAATGATGTATTTCTACATTGAATCAATACCAAGTAAAAGTGACCATTTGAGCCAAATGTGCAAGCTAAAGTGTCATTCCTTGTTGATCTCTAATATGGCGTTAGACATTGGGAGTCTACCAACGGATGCCATTCCGAAAAGCCAAGTTAGTGAGCTCCAATGACTATAGTGTTGGACATCACTCTGAGACTGTCGAGCGCTCACTTGACAGTGAGCTCTAGTGATTGAGAGCATTGAACACCACTTTAAGGATGTTAGGCACTCACTTAACAATGAACTCTAGGGATGGTTAGGGTTGGACACTGATTAAGTTTCATTGAGcactattttgaaatttaaatttcagaaaGCTTCAGGACTTGAGGTGTTGGGCAGTGGCTTCACCTCTAGGCGTTGATGATCTCCCTTAGgcaaaaatatcaaattgttAGGCGCtagtttgatattttttttccaagAAGCTCTCTACCTAACTAGCGTTGGATGCCCTTTATGTCTCTTGGGCAGTGTGTGTTGGAATGTTTAGTTATTTAAGGTGCAATATTGTGAAAATGAAGATGACATTGTTATACATGAATGATGTGTAATATGATGATATAAGAAAATGTATGGTTTAAAGGTGATTAAAATTGTATACCTTGTATTAATATGGTGTTCCAAAGGAGAAATGTTATATTGGTTAATATAGTGTTATGCATTGAATAAGGATTTATATTGTATATTGTGAAGTTATCCTAGCTTTACTAGACTCAAAGTCATATAAAGAATGAATTTTGGATGGTGAAATTTGAGGAAGGTTCTATACTTTGGAACAAATGACTCCTTTTTGTAAAGTCCATTAAAAGtatccattttaataaatagtagtATTTTCttgtagtaataaatttctttatgaatggaaaatataactaataagcttatataaaaaaataagatgtgataagttaaaaaataatttacagtAACTCAAATGGTAAATATCTTGTAACACTAGGAACATGGGTTCAAACCTACTAAAATACATttctccaaaaatatatttttataaaataaataaattcattaaaatatatatatatatatatatatatatatatatatatatatatatatatatatatatatataggacaAAACAACCCcaaaaaaaacaccaaatagTACCAGAATCTTGACCTATAAATACCAAGCAAAGGTGGAGATTCTGGAAGTTTTTTGGGAACAACCTTTGATCAAGAAAccaagtctggaatagaggtaggggagctaacatttctaagcttttatattatgatttaatattgttttattattattcatgtcttgaaattctgtgttaatattatatgttgttgttttgaatctgtaaataagaaatttgttaaaaactagttgaggaacactttggctaagaaAAGACTtagtacttaagttgtccattgtgacacacctctctttcctagaagtctactcgataggtttttaacttaaatcctattgaacagattaagtATTGTTAAACTATTATGCAATATACTCAATTGATATGTAttcatctttctggaaggataagacgatgtctaaccggctatgccagattcaacttcttagttcCCCAGAACGTTTATATTAAGGTTATatttgtgatggtaggataaaagaatcttaaaaaccggagtcgatacatccctgatcatagagcagccctggtcaaatctagtaagttgtgactagtcatatgtattGGCGTTTATgatgagtttgattcgtcaaacatttgattcttctccggtgaccatttatagtgatattttattattgttaatttattttgtgatatattcattttgtatgatttctgtgatgattgtattttattatattaaatttgaatttatgcatctgaacatgatatgagtctcgtggagagattctgtaatgacatggtattagtgtatatgttgatgttgagggtcctgttattggaggttatcctaatactctaataatcattcagtctcaagtagagaaggatgaattatgtggtgagaggggcaggaggtcctggtctatgtgccggttttggacatagtgttgaggactaaccttgtggatggtatggagtattttggaggtgtatttgtaagaagtagagtcatcacaagtgcgtaacctcccgtgaccgctcatcaacgtatcatccgaacgagtgtctattgggtattgtgggatggtgggatgagtgtctattcgGTATTATGTGAAATGATGGTATGAGAATGTctcacataattattatatgacgTTTGTTAAGTGTATCAatgtaattatgcatgttttataaatgatttgtttcatgttagctcacccttacctatttgtgtttgtgtttgtgcgatgatcgtataattcgttatacgggagtagatgaaggAATATCGTCCGAcgattcagtgccaatgaagaaagagatagaagaataaattagaagaatccgagttatatttatgagtttgtagttgaaatctgagtttaaaacacacacacacacacatatatatatatatatatatatatatatatatatatatgtgtgtgtgtgtgtgtgtgttgtatGAAGTCCTTTATATTCATTATGAGTGGTggtgtaatgctacaatatatcaactAAGAATTTTCAAGTGTGAAGTATGTATATTACCATGTGACGAATGTAGAAATGttacaatatttataaaatctattAAATGTCGAGTGTGAGATTATGAGATGTTATACTTTTTAAGTGATGTTATACCTGAATTTACATTGTCAAGGGCGATTAAGATTGGATAAATTGGGTCGTTCGTAATATTTTATTTCGTGATTATTAACAAGTATCTGACTTCATAAATATTTGATTCAATACATAAATATTCTAGAAATTAAGTTTAGAATAATTAGATTCTAAATCTTTAACAATGTATTGATTTTGAATGAGAATGTATGAATATATGAGTGTTATTGCATTTTATGTgtttcaaattataatttttgatgAACTTAAATTATCATTAGTTTATGATTTTGCGTTTATTCTTTTGTAATGATTCTGATTAGAACATGTGCAGATCAAGCTCTATGTAACAATATTAACTTATGTAAGAcatattatacatttttaaaaattgaaatatttaattaaacattaaaagagTAACTTTAAtacactttttaaattaaaagacccgattaaatattttatttgtaatggaagtaaattaaataaaataaatattgtgacTGTTTAGAAGAATAACTAATCTTTAAAGTTGAAATCGTCGTTACCAACTTAAATGTTTTAAACTAGgctgttaatataaaatatctatcAACTgaacttataattaattatcttcgATGAAAGAGATTCCTAATAAtacaactgaaaaaaaaaatcactgttatcttaaaaacaaacaaacttgGTTTAAGTAACTATGATTATCTAgttattaaaaaagaagaaaaattactGCTTTCAATTAATATGCATAAAACCTCCAAATATTTGAATGCAATAAACGACTAAACGTTACAAAAAAATTTCTTGATAaacatgaaatgaaaaataataaacatttaaaaatgtattttttggGGGGTAAATGATTTAAAAGTGTGTCTCTAAGGTTGTATAACggtaataaaaactcaatttgaaaacaatataaaaaaaatgtaggtTTTCAAAGCTATTAACTTGAGAAACTTTTGAAACTGGTTTACTTCATTgaatattaataacttatttatgttttcaatcaataaaaattcAAGTAAATTTGACTTTGATTCCTCAActtcttttaagaaatatattaaaccctctagttaattaaaaaaaaacgtttctagtctttaaatattcaatctgaaaactaatattatatatacatattaatcctaaacaataaattgaaatgataaaatattttgttttaatttggagactttttttatattttaaattgggaCATCAAAAAGTAAGTTTATCCTAAATATCAAGAATTAAAAGTATGATTTAGTCAACATAAATTTAAAGACaattttcaaatatcttattatatattcatatatattataaattattttagtaggAAGAGACAAgttaatcaatatttatttatattgctATTTATATGTTCTTAAACATGAAGTGGGTAGTTTTGTGTAAAGTTTCTCTTATGTTTTTACAATTAgagtttttcaataactttacCCAAAGAGAAAATGTGGCCATAAGTATGGTAAAAAGGGTGCAAGTGTTAACTTTtagaaacaataaataaatataaatatctatcTTAATGTATGTGAAAATGTTgtctttttttcataaacaaataGTTACAATTCCAAGAGAAAATAACAAATCTTTTggaacataaaagaaaaaagtaacaATTTTGCATGAATGTTGGGTGAAGGAGAAAGGAAAAAAGTTGCCTTTAAAACTAAAGGAATTGGAAAaggacaaagaaaaaaaaacactatttcATTGAAccattctaatttatttatgatcAAACATTTTCTCTCATCTTTTCAACTCATCTAAATGGGAAGAACTTTTGAATTGTTCAAAGGGCATGAAAGGGAAGTTATCCCAAAGGTTGAAATTTCCAAGGGAATGTTTATTAGGTTTGCCTCTTTCCTCTTTAGAAAGGCATTTCTatcaactattttttattttcaaactctataaacacaaagtaaaaaaatgaaaaataacattttacaaaattatatttttactattccATTTTCTTACACTTTGATAAATCTTGATTTGGTAATGAGATGAACTtgtctttttaaataaaaaatatttttttcatattatatatatatatatatatatatatatatatatatatatatatatatatatatatatatatatatatatatatatatatatatatatactcttttGTATTAGTTTTTTCCTCAacaaattactttaaaaaaaatcatacataccACCAATATGTGTGTGAGATATATAATTACTCACTTGTCGTTTTTAGCATTATCCTTGGGGGAAAAAAATctccattttttaaaaatgattatattttcggaaagaaattttaatttaaatagacgtttttttaaaaaataaaataaaatcggAAGCAttgatttttctaaaagaataaaaatgaaagaaacgaagagaataaaaaagaataaggaaaagtgtttatttatttttgtgcttTCAAGCAAGTGATGACCTTAAAATAGTactgtatataaatataaatcatatgttaatattaaagtttaattaataaCCCTATGATaatccaaatcatttttttttcattttaattattttacatatactttaaaattaaatatttataattttacattttacgATAAATCGAACATCAATGACAAGTTGTCAATAAAATTGGACCCAGTGAGTCCCTTTCTCTCCTTCCAttcatggaaaaataaaaaaaataaataacaaacagaaatttgatttttttaaatttcgctcacaaaatttaaaaaaatctaaacttTTGGtctaatatgaaaattttcatactttttttttgtttaattaattatattttttataatatattaggtTAACAAAATATATGCTAAATTTTAAGGTGTCATTTTACGaacaaacatataattttaaGGTAATTAAACcatcttaaaatttgaaaaaataacagacaatttattaagaaaaataaacattgaaaaggaaaagaggAGTGACATAAATGAAAAGATTGAAAGtcagaaagaaattaaaaatttaattaaaaaaaggcaaaaaaaataaataaataaaagaaaacagttataagaaaatgaattgaaaaataaataaaagaaaaaatgggtagagaaataaaataaatagaaaagaaaaagaaaacggCTATGCTATAAATCTAACTGACGTTACACAGTACGGTGTTTTTGAGGCTGGGGGAGACTCAGAGTCACACAAAAACAACATACTTCAGCCACGAAGGCCTCAAACATTGTATTCTACTCTGCAGATTCTGCtttttgttgttcttcttcttatttttcttttttaattaaccATGTCTGAAGGCTATTACAATTCCAAGAAGAGTGATGACATATGTGGGGATGTTTGTAGCCAGGTACTtgcattttctctctctttcttcccaCTTTCAGTTTTGGAATGAAAATCTTCACTTCAGATTGTCTTCTCATGTCAATACCAAAAGGGAAACTTCAAACATGCTGCCTTTCATATATcccattttttatgtttaaaaattaatgaaatttggACTCCTGTgccttttgtttttccttttgaaTCAAAAAGCTTAATTTTTTGGGTAAATTTTCAGTGTTTCATTCACTTTATTCCACCGTGTTACCCTTTGTGTCTGTTTAGATTGGTTATCGAACATGCAATTTCTCTTTGGTTGGCCAGTTTTTGAAGTTTCAAGTGTGGGTTTTTCTTGGTACTGCATTCTTTTGAATCATGGATTCAGTTCAAGTTTGAGTTTTTGGAATTGGATCTTTCGCCCTTTTCAAACCCTCTAATTTTATTGCCCCCTGCTTCATTTGGTTTCCCTTTGCTCAGGAATACATGAACTTGGGAACTGAAATTTCTGTGCTTTccctaactttttttttgtcctGTTCTGTGTTCTgtcttttttatattacattttctGGGGTTTCTCCAGATCCTATTTTCATGAGAAGATGAAATAGTACCAGGTTGTGGTTTTTGAACTGTTGCCATGAGATGTCTTTGTCTAATATGTACTTGTGAGGGATGGATTGGATGAATTCATGGCCTGCTACTGCTTGATACTGGTTGTGCTGTGATGCATGCAAGGTATTTGAGCAATAAATTAACATGAGAGTGGTTTTGTTTTCTACGCAGCAGGGAACTCGTGCTGCATTGGGCATGTCAAGGCTTCGTTGTATTTTGCGAGGGTTGGATTTCAAGACCTGCATGTTTCTGTTTGTGATTGTTCCAATGGGAATCTTCTGTGTGTATTTTCATGGGTTGAAAATCTCGTATTTTCTTAGACCCCTTTGGGAGTCTCCTCCAAAGCCCTTCCATGAAATCCCTCACTATTATCATGAGAATGTGTCGATGGAGACTTTGTGCAGGCTTCATGGTTGGGGAATTCGTGAATCACCCAGACGAGTCTTTGACGCAGTTTTGTTTAGCAATGAAGTTGACATCCTCACCATTCGCTGGAAAGAAATGTATCCATTTGTGACACATTATGTCATCCTGGAATCAAACTCAACTTTTACAGGAATTCCCAAACCTTTGATTTTCGAAAACAACAGGGACAAGTTTAGGTTTGTTGATTCTCGGTTGACATATGGGGTGGTTGGAGGAAGATTTATGAAAGGTGAGAATCCTTTTGTTGAAGAGGCGTACCAAAGAGTGGCCTTGGACAGGCTTCTGAGGATAGCAGGAATAGAAGATGACGATCTCTTGATAATGTCTGATGTTGATGAGATTCCCAGTGCTCACACAATTAACCTCTTGAGGTGGTGCAATGATATCCCTTCTATTCTTCATCTTCAAATGAGGAACTACTTGTACTCTTTTGAGTTCTTTCTTGACAACCAAAGTTGGAGAGCATCGATTCACAGATACAGAACTGGCAAGACATGTTATGCGCACTATAGGCAGGCGGATGTGTTGCTATCAGATGCTGGCTGGCATTGTAGCTTCTGTTTTCGCCGAATAAGTGAATTCGTGTTCAAGATGAAAGCTTACAGCCACAATGATCGGGTGAGGTTCGCTCATTACTTGAACCGTGACAGGATTCAGGATGTCATATGCAAAGGGACTGATCTGTTTGACATGCTCCCTGAAGAGTATACATTTAAGGAGATTATTGGGAAGATGGGGCCTATTCCCCATTCTTATTCAGCAGTTCATCTTCCATCATATCTGTTGAATAATGCAGAGAAGTACAAGTTCTTGTTGCCTGGTAACTGCAGAAGAGAAAGTGGCTGAGCATATGTCAGAAAACAAAATCTGCTGATATTTGTGTGATGTGTATAACACCAAAAGTTGCAGTGTTGAATGACTCAACTTTGGTGTGTTCATTATTCAAGGCACTTTTATGCCAAGCAAATGCAGGCCTTTCTTTGGAGGGGCATTTGGAAAAACCTGTTGGGGTCTTAGAATTTGAGATAGAAATTCTCAAGTGAGGAGGTTGTTGTGAGGGAAATAGTGTTACATCTTCTGGCAAGCTTTTGTAGCTTATCTTAGGATATGTGTAAACCCCATCTGTTTAATATAGTAGAAAGACATTCCCAATCTTTTCTGATgggaattttgaatttcttagACTGGGATATATTTGCATAATTCTAACCACTCTTGTTAAATGATTCATCTCAAGTTTTAACTATTTCTACAGttaaattttgattgatttatGTATACTCCTATTCTGCACTGGGTTTTTTAGTTTCTGTTGATAATTTGGTGGTAAGTTTAACCCATTAATTCTGCATCTAAATTCAAGTGAACTATTGATTAAGCCATAAACAGGGTAAGATAAGATGTGCTGCACTTAGAATTGGCCATGATGATTTTATTGAGGTTGGCTCAAACCATTGGCTGTAGTAATTCTTTTTGTCCAACTCTTATTACGCACTCAAACTCATCCAATAATAAGGTATCAAAACCTTTTCCAGAGATTTTCTTGTGGCTAATTTTATTCCTTTGTTCTTTTGTAAACGAGTCTTAGAGTTTTTGTATAGTTAGTGGACTTCATTGACTTGGCTGAGCTGTGCAATTGTTGGATAATTTTCGTGGGaaattgatgttttatttttttcatttccaaagACTTGGAGGGACTCCTCTGAGTCCCCACCACCCAAGACTTAAGAGAAGGTATTGAGATTAAGATGGCCACTAACTGGTGAATTTTTCAACTGTCAAATTCATTGAGTGTTTGACTCTTCAACAATACCAGAGTTTCCAAATCGTACTGCTTAAGAAAAACAGCCAAAAAGGGTATCATAGCCTGCATTTTGACTTATAAACGACTcaagaaattaaattagaaaaaactaTTAAACCAATCTTTTACTTGTATCAAGTTCATCAGTTTTTAACTGGTTTTTAGTTAAGCTGATTGAACTGGTGATCCAGTTTTATCGTAATGAAAAGATTTGTGCTTGACATGAATaaaatgtattcaagaatttgaaaaaaaatgtgaaggGATGATGCTTTTGAGCTAGGTATCTTTTTTTTCCACCGCCCAAATTGATTATTAGTGGACACATAAGCATTGCAACTCTCCTATATCCATCACTATCTCAGTCTCAATCTCAATATGTTTGTATGTATAATATAATGAGCATTTAACTGTGACATAATCTTGAGTTTGATGAATGAGTCAAGTCTTCTATTCTAGGCTACATTTTCAGTCTCTCTTCCACACTTCaaggtttttcaaaattctgtgGCAGATCATtacattctttaaaaaaatatcttctaTTTTATGCAACTTGGGTGtttcttttagttttcaaattacaaactttttctctttcattgaAAAATCTTAAATGTTCTTCATTCATcctgatattttaaaatttacagaTTTTAGTGGATATTTGATAAAGGTAGAAGACTCTTACAAAATATTGTACAGTGATTCTATAtggattttgatgtttttgtgTGAAAT includes these proteins:
- the LOC108344642 gene encoding uncharacterized protein LOC108344642 isoform X1 — its product is MSEGYYNSKKSDDICGDVCSQQGTRAALGMSRLRCILRGLDFKTCMFLFVIVPMGIFCVYFHGLKISYFLRPLWESPPKPFHEIPHYYHENVSMETLCRLHGWGIRESPRRVFDAVLFSNEVDILTIRWKEMYPFVTHYVILESNSTFTGIPKPLIFENNRDKFRFVDSRLTYGVVGGRFMKGENPFVEEAYQRVALDRLLRIAGIEDDDLLIMSDVDEIPSAHTINLLRWCNDIPSILHLQMRNYLYSFEFFLDNQSWRASIHRYRTGKTCYAHYRQADVLLSDAGWHCSFCFRRISEFVFKMKAYSHNDRVRFAHYLNRDRIQDVICKGTDLFDMLPEEYTFKEIIGKMGPIPHSYSAVHLPSYLLNNAEKYKFLLPGNCRRESG
- the LOC108344642 gene encoding uncharacterized protein LOC108344642 isoform X2; protein product: MSEGYYNSKKSDDICGDVCSQGTRAALGMSRLRCILRGLDFKTCMFLFVIVPMGIFCVYFHGLKISYFLRPLWESPPKPFHEIPHYYHENVSMETLCRLHGWGIRESPRRVFDAVLFSNEVDILTIRWKEMYPFVTHYVILESNSTFTGIPKPLIFENNRDKFRFVDSRLTYGVVGGRFMKGENPFVEEAYQRVALDRLLRIAGIEDDDLLIMSDVDEIPSAHTINLLRWCNDIPSILHLQMRNYLYSFEFFLDNQSWRASIHRYRTGKTCYAHYRQADVLLSDAGWHCSFCFRRISEFVFKMKAYSHNDRVRFAHYLNRDRIQDVICKGTDLFDMLPEEYTFKEIIGKMGPIPHSYSAVHLPSYLLNNAEKYKFLLPGNCRRESG